The DNA segment ACTGGAAACACCACGTTGGAAAGGGGAAACTCGGCCAGGCACATGGCCACGCCTGTCCTCCCAGCGGCcagggaggcggaggcaggaggatcacgagttcaaggccagcctcggcagcagcgaggtgctaagccactcagtgagaccctgtctataaacaaatcacaaaatagggctgggggtgtggctcagtggtcgagtgccctgagttcaatccctggtacctgcccccccaccaaacaaaggaaaaaggaaatctcAGATCTGTGCCCCACTTCACCtccaggaagtagaaaaagaacagaagctGAACCAAAGCTAGATAAAGGAAGGACCTGCTAGAAAGTACCATGgagataaacaaaatagaaagcagGATCAACGGAGCGTTCACGAAGCCAAAGGCTGGTTCTCCGagaagatcaacaaaattgacaaaccgcTGGCCAGAGAGagcaaataattaaatcagaactGAAAGTGGAGACATTTCTTAGAGAAATAAACAGGATTCTAAAAGAATGCTGTGAATAATTTACACCAACAAATAAGATAACcttgatgaaatgaaaaaaatcccataaaCACACAAATTGCCTAACTgactagaaaagaaacaaaaatctcaacaaaacTGTATTTAGGAGATGGAAATATCAAGAAAAACCCAGATGTATTACTGGTGAATtcaaccaaacatttaaagaactaccAGGAAAACTTGTCAAACTCTCCCAAACAGAAGGAACACTTCCTAACTCAGTCCACCAGGACAGCACTCTCCTGGTGCCAAAGCCACACAGgacatagaaagaaaagaaaatcacagccAACGTACCTTAGGAACATAGATCCCCAACAAAATGTCGGCAAACTGAAGCCAACAACATGGTTAAAAGATACACACGCTGACTAAGGAGGAtctatcccagggatgcagatAGTTCAACACAAGAAAGATCAACCCACGTAAGATACCAAATTACCACAATGAGGGGAAAACAGCAGACGGCCTCCTCAGTCCAAGAAGAAAGCTTTGATGAAATCTAACACGTaactggggaagaaagaaagagaacccTGAGAAGTCCAGGAGGGCAAAGGAGCTTCCCAAACGTGATAAAGGGCACTCAGGAAAACCCTCCGCCAGCATGGCACCGGCGGAGGAAGACGGAACGCTCCGGGATCAGGAGCCAGAGGCTGCGTCCTCGCTGCCATCCTGTGTGGCACTGGGAGCCAGCCAGAGCCATCACACCCAAGACGGAAAACCAGGCACAGAAATAGAGAGGAAGCAGGGAAATCACCTCTACTTGCAGGTGACATGACCCAACATAGAGAAAATCCTGAAGGAGCCCCAGAAAGTTACGAGATCCCTTATTAAAGAATTCAGCATGTTTTAGGatatcaattttcaaaaatcagattTCTATAACTAGCATAGAACAATCCAAAAAGGAAGTCAAGCAAGAGAGCTCCACTCGCAATGGCACTGAAAGGACAGAAGACCTAGGAACAACCCGACGGAGGAGGAAAAGGCTCTGCACGTCGACAGCTGTAAACGCTGCTGAGAGAACTGACGAGGGGTCCGGggtggctcggtggcagagcgcGGGCCTAACGCGTGTGGGCACGGGGCtccatcctcagcgccacatTAAATTCGTGAATAGATGAGTTAAATagaggcattgtgtccatctacaactagaacaAATACCCAAGAAAACTAAGGAGTGAAAGAAGACCCGATGCATGCAGAGACATCCACGTTCATGGAGGAAAGGCAGCACTGTGAAGGTGACCTGGTACCCAGAACAATCCGCAGTCAGTGGATCCTCATCAGAATTTCAACgaccttttatttttcagaaatgaaagagctGATCATCCTCGATTCCTATGGACTGATAGGGGCGTGCAATGACAAAACGGTCTCGAGAAATAAAAACCAGAGTGAAGGACTCTCAGTGTGACGCTTACTCCAAAGCACAGTGATCGAACACTGTGGCCTGGCTTGAGAGCAGGCATGTGGCACCGGGTCAGACCGGGAGTCAGCCACAGACCGCGCGTCTGCAGTCGGTCGCTCTCCGACGAGGGCGCCAAGGCCATTCAGCAGGAAAAGAATGGTGTCCCACAGCTGGAACTGGAAAAATGGGTTTCCAGCAAAGGAAAGAAGCTCACCCTCCCCGTGGGCAGAAACTACCGAAGCGATTCAATGCCTGGATGTAACAGCTGGAACGCTGGCATCCTAGACAAGGTGAGGTCTCACACAAGAAGCACAAGTAGCAGAACAAATCAGCTGGACGGCATCAGAACTAAAACTTTCTGTGGCCCAAGGACACTCTCCAGAGAGCGAGAATTGCACATCCAATAAACGCTGACTCTCCAGAGCACAGAAGGAGCTCCTGCAGCTCAGGGAGAGGGCAGCCACGGGTCAGAACAGGCAGAGGGCCAGCAGGCAGTCGCCCACAAAGACCCAGGGCCAGGAGCACACGGGACACGCTCCTCATCGGGAAcgcaaaccaaaaccacagtgagatgccaCTGCACACCCACTAGGACAACAGTCTCCTTTTTAAGAAAGAAGACAGGCCAGGCACAGTAGGTGcgcacctgcaattccagcagctaaggaggctgaggctggaggatggaaagttcgaggccagcaaTGCattgaggccctaagtaacttagtgagaccctgtgtcaaaataaaaaataaaaagggctggggatgcagctcagagggtaagcacccccaggttcatccccagtaccagaaaaaaaaaaaaagaaagaaagcaccaGGTGGCATTGCCAAACAAACCAGCAATTCTACCCCCAGGAAGTGAGGAGTTCCTTAAAGAAACTTTCTAAAGGGCCCCAAACAGATATTCGGATGCCAGTGTCCTttgcagcaccattcacaattGCCACAAGGTAGAAATGAccgtgtccatcagcagatgagtGGATCGACACAGTGAGGTACAGCCGTAGggtggaatatcattcagccataaaccTGGAAGGAAGCCAGTCGCCAAAGGACAAAGGTGTTGTGATTCCACTGCACAAAAGAGCGAGGACAGCAACCTCAGAGGAACAGACTGGAGGCCCCAGGTGCGCGGCGAGGGCAGCGAGGAGTCAGCGTCCCACTGATGTGGACACACATGGTGTCCCTGGACCACACCTGGACCACGGCCAGGTGCCCCTCCCGTTGACACTTGCACCGTGTCCTGTGGGTGCCAGTGGCCCCGGGGCCGTGCTGCGCTCCACGGCTGAGCGGCTGCGCCTGCCTGCACCCCGCCCTCCTCGAGTTGCTGCGTCGTGCACATCTTACTACAGGGGAACCGTCTGCAGACGGCGGAGGGGGTGTCGTTCTGGCGCTGTGAGCGTGAAACAGTCGCGGTGCCATCCCGGCAGCGGCTCTGCCTGCAGGGGAGGGGGACCTCGCTGGCCTGGAGCCTCCTGGGGCGCCGTGGGGGTGCCCGGGGATGAAGTGGCCTGGAGCCCCCGGAGGTGGCTGGGGCCTCGCGGCCTGACCTGCGGCTCCTCCATGGAAGACCACCCCGCGCACGCCCTCCCCACAGGGACGCCTGAGCACCCAGTGCGTCCCTGCTCCAGGCACGGGGAGGCCAGAGCAGACCCCCACGGCCCTGTCCCCGGAACTGGCCGCCTAGAGGGCGTCCTGCCTGCAAGGCTGGCGGCTGCCTCCGCGTTCACCCGCCAGCCCGAGCCCCGTGCAGAGCCGGCCTCGGCAGGCCCGCAGCGACCAGCCTCCCTGTCTCTCCCCACGTCTCCCCCCAGGAGCATCTTCCTCCGGGACCTGGGCCTGCCCTTTGGGGCACCACAGTCAGGAGGGTGGGACCCCTAGCACGGTCTCCATGGGAGGCCAGGGGCCTCACCTCCATAAGCGCAGGCTGGCAACCCCATGGCTCCTCATACTGACCAGCACTCGCCTCCTCTGACGTGGCACTTCCCTGACCTCCTGGGCCCAGGCCCGCCCTCCTCCACGTGGGAGACCGCCGAGCCCTGCAGGCCAACCTGCTGCGGCCTGAGGAGGACCACTCCGCGCCCTGTCCAGCTGTGTCCTCTGCTAATGGCCTGCATGGTGCCTCCGACCCTGAGGGTGTGGGTCCGTTGGAGAGCCTGCCTCTGTCCTCTCAGCGCAGGGCAGTAGCCCCACAGGGACCGGCAGGGCCCTCGCCCTTGGGCCTGGAATTGGCCAGGAGTCAGTTTGAACGTGTCCCCTCCAAATGCGCGTGGAGACCTCCTCCCCACTGGGGAGCATCTGGAAGGTGCTCCCAACTCCTCTCCCTTCTGGACTCACTATCACCCCAGAAAAGGGCACAGGCCCCTCTGGGCTGTGGGAAGCCCACCGACCCCCAAGTCCCAGGCATTCACCGGACTGGACAGTGTCCACCTCCCGGGTCTGCAAGTACCTCCGCAGCCTCCCCTGTGGCACCGAAGAGGCGCCCAGGATCGGCCCCCAGAGGGCTCTTCTCTGGCTTTCCCTGAAGGGCAGGAAGGGTGGCACTGCGGTCAGACAGGAGAGAGGACAGCAGGACGCAGGACGCTCCCTTGGCGGCCCAGGTCCCTGTCTTGCCCAGCGCCTGGCCCTGGAGGCCGGCCACTGCGTGCAGCGTGAGGGGGCCACGGTTATCTCCAGAACATGGCCATTGCTGGCCGCGGTGAGGCTGCGTCTCCAGTCGTGGGAGCGCCACTCCCGGGGCCCCTCTCAGCAGGACTCGGGCGGCCTGGAGCTCGTGGGGCAGAGGTGGGCAGCTCCCCAGGCCACTCCGCCCAGCTCCTTCACCAGGAGGGCTGCAGAGCACCTCCAAGTCTCTTCCAGGAAGCCCGGCCACCTCCCAGGCCCCTCCACACGACGCTCCTGAGCGGGAGGCGGAGGAGGAAGCATCACCCAGGAAAGAACCAGCCCAACGCCACCCAGGAAGAACAACATGCAGAGCCTCCACGGACGGCACGCCACTCAGGGTATAAAAGCCCCGCTGCCAGCTGCCCACTCACACCCACACCCACTCACAcccacactcacactcacacccactcacacacactcacactcacacccTCCCACACCTCCTCCCGCCAGCACCGCCATGGCCGCCTCCACCATGTCCGTCTGCTCCAGCAACCTGAGCTACGGCAGCCGCGTCTGCCAGCCCGGTTCCTGCGATTCTGGCCCCGACCCCTCCTGGCAGGTGGACGACTGCCCAGAGAGCTGCTGCGAGCCCCCCTGCTGCGCCCCCAGCTGctgccagcccagctgctgcGCCCCGGCCCCCTGCCTCACCCTCGTCTGCTCCCCACTCAGCTGTgcctccagcccctgctgccAGCAGTCTGGCTGCCAGCCTGACTGCTGCAGCTGCTCCCCCTGCCAGCCGTCCTGCTGCgtgcccctctgctgccagcccGTGTGCTGCAAGCCCGTGTGCTGTGTGCCCGTCTGCTCTgggccttcctcctcctgctgccagcaGTCTAGCTGTGAGCCCTCTTGCTGCTCATCCTCCCCCTGCCAGCCGTCCTGCTGCGTGTCCCTCTGCTGCAAGCCCGTGTGCTGTGTGCCCGTCTGCTCtggagcctcctcctcctgctgccagcaGTCTAGCTGCCAGTCCGATGGCTGCAGCTGCTCCCCCTGCCAGCAGTCTAGCTGTGAGCCCTCCTGCTGCAGCTGCTCCCCCTGCCAGCCGTCCTGCTGCGTGCCCGTCTGCTGCAAGCCCGTGTGCTGCTACAGGCCCTGCCCCTGCGTGTCCCTGCTCTGCCGCCCCGTGTGCAGGCCCGCCTGCTGCATGCCCagctcctgctctgcctcctgctgccagcccagctgctgcCGCGCGGCCTCCTGCGTGTCCCTGCTCTGCCGCCCCGCCTGCTCCCGCCCGGCCTGCTGCCGTGTCTCCTTGGGACAGAAGTCCTGCTGCTGACCGGCCGTGTCCCCAGGCCAGTGGGTTCAGGCCCTGCCCTGACCTCTCCCCGTTGGCCTCTCCGCTGCATCGGCCTCTATCTGCACCTTGAGGTGGAGACCCAGCCTCCCCCTTTTCCCTGCCTGAGGGGCTCTGCCTCCTGAGGCCAGGTCTGGGGGTGAGGGCTGCCCCCCACCATCCTGGCCTCAGTGGGTTCCTCTCGGCCGTCGAGCACCCTCGGGCCAGGACCTCCTTGGAAACCTAATAAACTCTACTTCCTGGGAGCCGCCTGTGCTTTGTCTCCTCCTTCCCGTCATTTCTAGTTGATGGCTGACCAGTCtgggcaggaggccaggaagcagtGCGGGCTGGGGACCCAGCACTCTGGCAGGCCTGCCCTAGGCTAATGCCCACATAGCGTGGCTCCCCAGGGAAGTCGGCAGCCCAGCCTGGCAGGTGGGCGCCCTCCTGGGGCCGCCCCAGGGGGAGACCCTGGGGTGGTGCCGCGGTGCTGCCTGCAGAGGCCCTGGGCGGAAGCCTCCCCTCAGGTGGGTTCGCAGCACATGGAGCGCGGCCCCACAGAGACCGGGCTATCTCCAGCCACGGCCTAGCCCTGCCCACACTGGCGGGTTCAGCACTCAGGAAAGGGGCCGACTCAGGTTGACCAAGGCCCCTGCCTCTTGGTCTCTGCTTGTGGCTTTTCTAACCGAAAATAAACAACTGCTGCCTCCCTCCCGAGGCCCGAGCCCGCACACCCCTGGACCTGCCCCGGCTCTCGGCCCCCGTCCTccacaccccaccttcctccagCTTGGCACTGTCCACCGCTCTGACCAGACTGCCTCTGCCTGAGGTCGGGCCCAATCCTGGTCCACCTCTGGGCCTGTCCTGCAGAGCTGAGCTACCAGCCCTCCCAGCCCCTCGGGGTCCACGCTGCGTCTCTTCTCGGCCTCCTGCTGTGGCCTCCTGCTGTCCTGGTCCGTCTCCACGTGTCTTGGGGACTGTCAGGTTCCAGCTTGCTCTGGCCCGGTCCTTGGCTTCCCTCACCCATTACATGCAGCCCCCTGCCTCTGCTGGGCTCAGGGGCGCTCGACACACTGAGCTGACATCTTCCTCCACACACCTGCCCTGTTCTCCCTGGGCAGAGGCTGGACAACGGTGCCTGCTGGACTCAGCGCCCCTCCCACCCACACAGCACAGTCCACCTGAATCTATGGGCCTCCCTGCTGGAGGCCCCTCTTGGCCTCTGGCCACCTGTCAGGGTGACTCATCCCTGGTTTGCAGACAGCTCTGGGCGGCTGCACGCAGGCGTGATAACACAGGAGCCTGGGGCCCACACGGCTGTCGAAGCCCAGTTCAGGGGACCGGGCACCCCAGGAGAGGCCCTGTGCCTCGAGGGCTCTTGTGACCAAGCAGGCTCTTCTGCATCATTTAGTTTTGGAAAAAAGCACATTCTTTTTCCagagaaaatgtcagaaagatggagaaagacTGTAAGAACTCGGTGAGCCCAAAACGGACGTGGCCTTCCAGGCAGGGCTCCCTTGCCTTGGAGATGGACAAGGGGCCTGAGCCAAGAAGCACCCCCTGAACGCAGGGCCTCCTGGGCACCGTCTGCATGAAGCAGACCAGGAGCCCCCGCCCGAAGACCCTCCCCACGGTCACGCCTCCCGTCACCAAGGCCTTACAAGGAGTGTCGGCAGAGCGTCGGCAGGGCTTCTGCAGGGGGCGTCGTGGTCTGAGGGCTCCTCTGCCTTGTAGATGCCAGGTGTGCAGACAGGTGTGACCGTCAGAGCCTGTGATCAAGCTTGTCCTGCACAAGGTTCCACCTGTTCTCTTTTTGtggtgtgtgcgcgtgcgtgtgtgtgtgtgcgtgcgcgtgcgtgcgtgtgcgatgctgggattgaacccagggcctcctgcacgcgaggcaagcactctaccggctgagAGAGGCCCAGCCCCCATCTCTGTGTCCTTGATAGAAGCTCGTGACACCTCTGCCTAGCCTAAGAATATGGACAGAGTCACTGTGAGTACCCACCGCTGACCTGCAGCCACCCCTCGGGGGAGAGTTGAAAGAATGTCCAGACTCGGGGGCAGAGGATGTTAAGTGCGTGCCCTCTGGACCCCTCGGCTCAAAACAAACCTGCTTCCTGAACCTCCCGGGTGTCCAGCCTCATCTGCCCTACGTCATTTGACCACCCAGCGGGGACAGTGGGGTGAGATGGCTCTTCTGCCTCTCTTGTCTGGGGTCTGCCTTCCCCAGGACGCTGGAGGACAACACGTTTTTGTGTACCAGCCTTTCTACCACTGATTTCTTCAGCTGGAAGAATCCACTCCCTCCCACCCGGAGATGCCCGGCCAAGACTGACCTGATGCCACCACTGTCCAGACCCCCCAGCTCCCCTGGGTACACGGAGTGCAGACGAGGACCCAAGCAGCTAAGTGGCTAGAGGAACGTGCTCTGGACACAGGGCAGCATTCAGGCCTATGTCCAGGCCCAGTTCCCCAACAGACCCAGGACGGGACCCCAACAAAGAGGGGGATGGCCTAGAGAGAAGGACACACCAGGCTCTGATGACAAGAAGGGGAAGGAGCCCTGACACGGACAGGACGTCAGAAGTACGCGGAAGCCTGGCGCAGGCCCGGCCCCAGCCAGTCTGTGAGAGAGCGTGGAGGCCTCTGGCCTGCCCTCCCTTCGATCCTGGGGCTCCAGATACCCAGCGATCAGAGAAGCCTTTGCGagacaagccaggaagagagtccCCGAAAACTCCAAATCCAGAGGGCTCTTCTGGAGAGAACGCCAGCAGCTGCCTGAAGTGGCCTCACGGTTCAAGTGAGACCAAGAGGCTCAGGGAGAGCCAGACGGAAGGATGGAGAGGAGGGAGCTCCTCGCCGCTGCCCCCGCCGCAAGCCAGGGGTCACCCAAGTGGCCCCCCAGGACAAAGTCAAAATAGACATCAAAATCGGGGCCAAACGCAGGGTCGAGGAAGGTCTGCATGGAGGCCCACCTTATCTGGTGACATGGCTGAGACTAAACCGATGTGCCTACTGCCACCAAGAGGGCCACTGGAAGAACGAATGTCCCCAACTAAAGGCCAATTGACCTAGACCAGGCGGTCACAGGGCTTCAAGGACTCACCAACCACCTTCGGGACGGCACTGGCTTCTGATTTAAGAACCGTTCTTACAAAATGACGTGGACGCTGGCCTCCGATGTGGGCACACTGTGGCTGACTGGAGCAACCGAGAAGACTGCATGGAGAAGACGCACCTGCCTCTCGCTCTCCGAGGTGACACTGGCCACCAGGTCTCAAGGAAGAAAGCTCAAATCTGTCAAAGCcaagtgcctcagtttctctctacTCAGG comes from the Sciurus carolinensis chromosome 9, mSciCar1.2, whole genome shotgun sequence genome and includes:
- the LOC124992626 gene encoding keratin-associated protein 10-12-like isoform X2; the encoded protein is MAASTMSVCSSNLSYGSRVCQPGSCDSGPDPSWQVDDCPESCCEPPCCAPSCCQPSCCAPAPCLTLVCSPLSCASSPCCQQSGCQPDCCSCSPCQPSCCVPLCCQPVCCKPVCCVPVCSGPSSSCCQQSSCEPSCCSSSPCQPSCCVSLCCKPVCCVPVCSGASSSCCQQSSCHCSPCQPSCCVPVCCKPVCCYRPCPCVSLLCRPVCRPACCMPSSCSASCCQPSCCRAASCVSLLCRPACSRPACCRVSLGQKSCC